Genomic segment of Tomitella fengzijianii:
TCCCGGCCGTCGCCGCTCACGACGAGTAGGCCGAGTTCTCTTCGACGTACGCGTGCGACAGGTCCGTGGTGCGGATCGAGGCCGACGCGGCGCCCATGCCCAGCTCGACGAGCACGTGGATGTCCTCCCCGCTCAGGTCCACCTCACGCGCGCCGGGCGCACCCATGCCGTCGATGCACACGGGCGCCCCGTTGAACGAGACCCGGATGCGGTCGGGATCCAGCGCGATGGGGGCGATGCCGATGGCGGCCAGCACCCGTCCCCAGTTGGGGTCCGAGCCGAACAGCGCCGTCTTGACCAGGCTGTCGCGGGCGACGGCGCGGGCGCCGACGAGCGCCTCTTCCTCGCTGGAGGCGCCCTCCACCGTGATGCGCACGCGCTTGGTCACGCCCTCGGCGTCCGCCATCATCTGATCGGCGAGGCTGTCGCACACCGCGAACACCGCGGCGTCGAGCTGATCCTGCTGGGCCGTCACGCCGCTCGCGCCCGACGCGAGGAGCAGCACCGTGTCGTTCGTGGACGTGGCCCCGTCGACATCGAGCCGGTCGAAGGTCCGCGCCGTCGCATTGCGCAACGCCTGGTCCAACTGTGCGGGTGTCGCCGACACGTCGGTGGTGATCACGCAGAGCATCGTGGCGAGCGAGGGCGCCAGCATGCCGGCCCCCTTGGCCATCCCGCCCACGTTCCACTTGCCGGCATGGTGGACCGCCGCCTGCTTCGGAACCGTGTCCGTGGTCATGATCGCCCGCGCGGCAGCGTCGCCCCCGGTGAGTCCGCCGGCGAGCTCATGCACGATCTCGCGCACCCCGGACAGCAGCGTGTCCATCGGCAACCGGTCTCCGATCAGCCCGGTGGAGCACACCGCCACCTCGCCGGCGCCCGTCTCGCTCCCCCAGTCGCTGAGCGCCGCGGCGGTCTCCTCCGCCGTGCGGTGCGCGTCCTGGAATCCCGGCGCGCCGGTGCAGGCGTTGGCGCCGCCCGAGTTGAGGACGACCGCGCGCACGCGCTCACCGCGCAGAACCTGCGACGACCACAGGACCGGCGCCGCCTTGACCTTGTTGCGCGTGAACACGCCGGCGGCGGCGAAGTCCGGCCCCTCGTTGAGCAGCAGGGCCAGGTCGGGCCGGCCGCTCGCCTTGATTCCCGCGACGATGCCCGCGGCGCGGAACCCCGCCGCCGCGGTGACGCCCTGATCCGTCACCACCCTGGTCTCCGCCTGTTCGTGCTGCGCGGCGTCCGCTGAATCGGTCATGGTGCCACCCCTGCGATCGGTAGGCCCTGGGTCTCCGGCAGCCCCAGGGCGAGGTTCATCGACTGGACCGCGCCGCCGGCCGTTCCCTTGGTCAGGTTGTCCAGCGCGGCCAGCGCCACAAGACGGCCCGCGCGCTCGTCCACCGTGACCTGCACGTGCACGGTGTTCGATCCGATGACGGAGCTGGTCTGCGGCAGCTGCCCCTGCGGGAGCACGTGCACGAACGGCTCGTCGGCGTAGGCCGCGGCGTACACCGCGCGGATCGCGTCCTCGTCCGGCGTCACGCCGGGGGCCAACGGCGCGACGCACGTGGCCAGGATTCCGCGCGCCATCGGCGCGAGGACGGGGGTGAACGACACCGACACCTCTCCGCCGGCGAACCGTGAAAGGTTCTGGATGATCTCGGGCGTGTGCCGGTGCGCCCCGCCGACCCCGTAGGCCCGCGCCGAGCCGATGATCTCCGAGCCCAGCAGGTCCGTGCGCAGCGACCTGCCGGCGCCGGACGAGCCGCTGACGGCCACGACGGTGACCTCCGGCCGCACGAGCCCGGCCGCCACGGCGGGCGTGATCGCCAGGTTCGCACTGCTCGGGTAGCAGCCGGGCACCGCGATCCGCTTCGCGCCGTGCAGCGCCTCCCTGTTACCCGGCAGCTCCGGCAGCCCGTACGGCCAGGTGCCGGCATGGTGGCCGCCGTAGTAGCGGTCCCATTCTGCGGCCTCGCCCAGCCGGAAGTCCGCGCCGCAGTCGATGATGGTCACCGACTCCGCCAACCGCCCGGCGATCTCCGCCGACTTGCCGTGCGGAAGCGCGAGGAAGACCACGTCGTGTCCGCCGAGCACCTCGGGGTTGGTGTCCTCCAGCATGCGGCCCGCCAGGGGCGTCAGGTGCGGCTGCAGCGATCCCAGCGCCGCGCCCGCGTTACCGCCGGCGGTCAGTGCGCCGATCTCGATGGAACCGTCCTGCACGCCCGGGTGCCCCAGGAGGAGACGCAGAATCTCCCCGCCCGCGTAGCCACTGGCACCGGCGACCGCAACCTTCGTCGTCATGCGTATAAGTATGCACGCTTCCGAATCTTCATGCAAGCAATGGTCGCGGCCGCGCCGGCACGTGCCGTCAGCTGCGCAGCTCGGCCCCCACCGCGTCGGCCGCCGCGGCCACCGCCGCCTCGCGGTGCACGCTGACCTCGTCCTCGGTCAGTGTCCTGTCGGCGGCCCGGAAGGTGAGCGCGTAGGCCAGCGACTTGCGACCCCCGCCCAGCTGCTCGCCCGTGAACACGTCGAAGAGCGCGAGGTCCTCCAGCAGCTCGCCGGCCCCCTTCCGCAGGGCGGCCTCCACCGCCGCGGCCGGCACACCGGCGTCGACCACCACCGCGACGTCCTGCAGCACCGCGGGGTAGGCGGAGATGGTGGGCGCCGGGTAGTTCTCGGTGATCGGCAGCCCGTCCAGATCCATCTCGACAGCGCAGGTGCGCGCCGGAAGCCCCGCACGCTCCAGCACGGCGGGGTGCAGCTCGCCGGCATACCCGACCGTCCGCCCGCCCACCGACAACCGCGCACACCGCCCCGGGTGCCAGGGAAGATGCTGCGCGGCTTCGATGTCCAGTCCGATCCCCGCGGTGCCGGCGATGAGCCGGGCCGCGTCGATCGCGTCGGCCGCATCGGCAGGCCGTCCCGGCCCCCACTGCCCACGCGGATCACGCAGCCCCGTCAGCACCGCGCCGACGTGCACGGGCTGATCCGGCAGCGAGTCGATCAGCATGGCGATCTGCGCGTCGCTCGGGCGACGGTCCACCGGCAGCGCCGGCACCGGCTCGGTGCCGGGATGTGGAAGGACCACCTGCGCGATCGAGAACAGCGACAGGTCGCGGCGGCCGCGGGCCACGTTGCGGGCGACGATCTCGAGGAGCCCGGGCAGAAGAGTGGTCGCCAGCTCGGGCCGATCGGCCTCCAGCGGATTGAGCACCGAGGTGGTGGTGCGGCGCGGGTCGTCGGCGTCAAGGCCCCAGGTGTCGAAGACCGCGGCCGGCAGGAACGGGCTGGGCAGCACCTCAATGTACCCGCCGTGCGCCAGGGCCCGTCCGACCGACCGGCGGCGGCGCTGCCGCGGCGTCAACCCGCGCCCGGCGGGCGTCGCCGGCACCACCGACGGGATCTTCTCGAGCCCTTCGAGCCGCAGCACCTCCTCGACCAGGTCGGCGGGCCGGGTCAGGTCGGGGCGCCAGGTCGGCGGCGTCACCGAGAGCACATCCCCGCCGGCGCGGACCGCGCAGCCGATCTGCCGCAGCCGGCGCTCCGCCGCGCCCTGCGCGTAGCCGGTGCCCGCGACCCGCTCCGGCAGTCCCGCATCCATCGTGATCCCCGCGGTCTCCGGCACGCCGCCGACGTCCGTGAGCACGGGCTCCACCCGGCCGCCTGAGATCCCGGTGAGCAGCGCCGCGGCGCGGTCGAGCGCGGCCGCGGCGACGGCCGGATCCACGTTGCGCTCGAACCTGCGGCTCGCCTCACTGGGCAGCTTGTGGCGCCGGGCGGTCTTGAACACTGCGAGCGGGTCCCAGCAGGCCGCCTCCAGAAGGATGCGGGTGGACGAGTCGCGCACCTCGGTGGACTCCCCGCCCATCACACCGGCGAGCGAGACGGGGCCCGAGTCGTCGCAGATCACGACGTCCTCGGCGTCGAGCTTCCGTTCGATCCCGTCCAGGGTGGTGAGCGTCTCGCCCGGCGCGGCGCGGCGCACGACCAGCCCGCCGCGCACCTGGTCGGCGTCGAAAGCGTGCAGCGGCTGGCCGAGCTCGAGCATCACGTAGTTGGTGACGTCCACGGCCGGCGAGATGGGCCGGATCCCGGAGAGCAACAGACGCCGGCGCATCCACCACGGCGTGAGCGCCGCCGGGTCCACCCCGGTGACCTCGCGCATCGCGAAGCGCTGCGCCCCCGACTCGGCGCGCAGCTCCACCGTCGGCCCCCCTCCCCCGACGGGAAGCGGGGCCACGTCCGCGGGGTCGGCGAATTCGAGGTCGAACCCGCAGGCCAGTTCCCTGGCCAGACCGCGCAGGCTCAAGCAGTAGCCGCGGTCGGGTGTCACAGCGAGCTCGAAGACCGAGTCGTCCAGACCGAGCAGCGGCAGCGCGTCGTCGCCCGGCGCATGCGCGCCTTGCGCCCCCGCCGCGGACTCGAGGACGAGGATCCCGGAATGGTCGTCACCCACGCCGAGCTCGGACGGCGAGCAGATCATGCCGTCCGAGACCTGGCCGTACGTCTTGCGCGAGGCGATGGCGAAACCGCCCGGGAGCTCGGCCCCCGGCAGCGCGACGACGACCAGGTCGCCCTCGGCGAAGTTGCGCGCGCCGCACACGATGCTGCGCGGCTCCTGCTCCCCCACGTCCACCTGGCAGTGCCGGATGGGCTTCTTGAACCCTTCGAGCTCCACGATCTGCGCGACCCGGCCCACCACCACGGGCCCGCGGACGGCGTCGAACCCCGTCACTTCCTCCACTTCGAGGCCCACGCGCACGAAGCCCGCGTCCAGTTCCGCGGGCGTCACCTGCCAGCCCGCGTTGGCCTGCCGGAGTACCTCGGTCACCCAGGATTGCGCTACTCGCACGTTGCTTCGCTCTCTCGATCGTGGAAGTGGTGTGTGCCGATCGTGGAAGTGGTGTTTTCGCCGATCGGGGAAGTGGTGGTGGCGATGCCCTCGGCAGGCCCTAGACCTCGACGCCGAACGGCAGGGTGAAACGGGCATCGCCCTCGACGATGTCACGCATGTCGGGGATGCCGTTGCGGAACTGCAGCGTGCGCTCGAGCCCCATCCCGAACGCGAACCCGGAATACACCTCGGGATCGATCCCGCATGCGATGAGCACGTTCGGATCGACCATGCCGCAGCCGCCCCATTCCACCCAGCCGGCGCCGCCCTTCTTGCGGGGGAACCACACGTCCACCTCCGCGGAAGGCTCGGTGAACGGGAAGTAGTTGGGCCGCATGCGCGTGCGCGTCTCCTCACCGAACAGCGCGCGCGCGAACGCGTCGAGCGTGCCCTTGAGGTGGGCCATCGTCAGCCCTTCGTCCACGGCCAGGCCCTCGATCTGGGAGAACACCGGCGTGTGGGTGGCGTCGAGCTCGTCGGTGCGGAACGTCCGCCCCGGGCACACCACGTACAGCGGCAGATCGCGGCTCAGCATGGAACGCACCTGGACCGGCGAGGTGTGGGTGCGCATCACCTGGCGGGACCCCTCCGGCGCGATGTGGAAGGTGTCCTGCATGGTGCGGGCGGGGTGATCCGGCAGGAAATTGAGGGCGTCGAAGTTGAAGTGCTCGGTCTCGACCTCCGGCCCGTCCGCGACCTCCCAGCCCATACCGACGAACACGTCGGTGATCTGCTCGGAGATCAGGGTGATGGGGTGCCGTGCGCCGACGGGGCGGCGGGTCGACGGCACCGTCACGTCGATGGCCTCGGAGACCAGGACCGCGGCGTCGCGCTCGGCGAGCAGCACCCCGCGGCGCGCCTCGTACGCCTTGTGCACGCGGCCGATCGCCATGTTGACGGCGCGCCCGGCGTCCTTGCGATCGCCCTTGGGCAGCGAGCCCAGCCCGCGCTTGGCCGACGGCAGGACCGCACGGTCGCCCAGGTGGGCGTGCCGGGCCTCCGTGAGCGCGTCCAGGTCCGCGGCACCGGCGAACGCCGACTCGGCCGAATCCGCCGCGGCGGTCAGCCGGTCCTCGGCGTAATCGGACTGCGCTACGGCGTCCTTCGCGTCCTGTTCGGTCTCCATCGCCACAGGGGAACACTCCTCGTCAGTTCTCGTCCGGCCCCGCGCCGGCGGCACAGCCAGAGTTTATGGGACCCGCGCGGCCGGTCCCTCAGCCGCGGGTGCCCGCGCGCCGCTGCGCCCGCGCGGACGCGTGCAGGCAGATCGCCGCCGCGGTGGCCAGGTTGAGGCTCTCGGCCCGCCCGCCGATGGGGATCCGCACCCGGTG
This window contains:
- the pheS gene encoding phenylalanine--tRNA ligase subunit alpha; the encoded protein is METEQDAKDAVAQSDYAEDRLTAAADSAESAFAGAADLDALTEARHAHLGDRAVLPSAKRGLGSLPKGDRKDAGRAVNMAIGRVHKAYEARRGVLLAERDAAVLVSEAIDVTVPSTRRPVGARHPITLISEQITDVFVGMGWEVADGPEVETEHFNFDALNFLPDHPARTMQDTFHIAPEGSRQVMRTHTSPVQVRSMLSRDLPLYVVCPGRTFRTDELDATHTPVFSQIEGLAVDEGLTMAHLKGTLDAFARALFGEETRTRMRPNYFPFTEPSAEVDVWFPRKKGGAGWVEWGGCGMVDPNVLIACGIDPEVYSGFAFGMGLERTLQFRNGIPDMRDIVEGDARFTLPFGVEV
- the argJ gene encoding bifunctional glutamate N-acetyltransferase/amino-acid acetyltransferase ArgJ, whose protein sequence is MTDSADAAQHEQAETRVVTDQGVTAAAGFRAAGIVAGIKASGRPDLALLLNEGPDFAAAGVFTRNKVKAAPVLWSSQVLRGERVRAVVLNSGGANACTGAPGFQDAHRTAEETAAALSDWGSETGAGEVAVCSTGLIGDRLPMDTLLSGVREIVHELAGGLTGGDAAARAIMTTDTVPKQAAVHHAGKWNVGGMAKGAGMLAPSLATMLCVITTDVSATPAQLDQALRNATARTFDRLDVDGATSTNDTVLLLASGASGVTAQQDQLDAAVFAVCDSLADQMMADAEGVTKRVRITVEGASSEEEALVGARAVARDSLVKTALFGSDPNWGRVLAAIGIAPIALDPDRIRVSFNGAPVCIDGMGAPGAREVDLSGEDIHVLVELGMGAASASIRTTDLSHAYVEENSAYSS
- the argC gene encoding N-acetyl-gamma-glutamyl-phosphate reductase, with translation MTTKVAVAGASGYAGGEILRLLLGHPGVQDGSIEIGALTAGGNAGAALGSLQPHLTPLAGRMLEDTNPEVLGGHDVVFLALPHGKSAEIAGRLAESVTIIDCGADFRLGEAAEWDRYYGGHHAGTWPYGLPELPGNREALHGAKRIAVPGCYPSSANLAITPAVAAGLVRPEVTVVAVSGSSGAGRSLRTDLLGSEIIGSARAYGVGGAHRHTPEIIQNLSRFAGGEVSVSFTPVLAPMARGILATCVAPLAPGVTPDEDAIRAVYAAAYADEPFVHVLPQGQLPQTSSVIGSNTVHVQVTVDERAGRLVALAALDNLTKGTAGGAVQSMNLALGLPETQGLPIAGVAP
- the pheT gene encoding phenylalanine--tRNA ligase subunit beta; this translates as MRVAQSWVTEVLRQANAGWQVTPAELDAGFVRVGLEVEEVTGFDAVRGPVVVGRVAQIVELEGFKKPIRHCQVDVGEQEPRSIVCGARNFAEGDLVVVALPGAELPGGFAIASRKTYGQVSDGMICSPSELGVGDDHSGILVLESAAGAQGAHAPGDDALPLLGLDDSVFELAVTPDRGYCLSLRGLARELACGFDLEFADPADVAPLPVGGGGPTVELRAESGAQRFAMREVTGVDPAALTPWWMRRRLLLSGIRPISPAVDVTNYVMLELGQPLHAFDADQVRGGLVVRRAAPGETLTTLDGIERKLDAEDVVICDDSGPVSLAGVMGGESTEVRDSSTRILLEAACWDPLAVFKTARRHKLPSEASRRFERNVDPAVAAAALDRAAALLTGISGGRVEPVLTDVGGVPETAGITMDAGLPERVAGTGYAQGAAERRLRQIGCAVRAGGDVLSVTPPTWRPDLTRPADLVEEVLRLEGLEKIPSVVPATPAGRGLTPRQRRRRSVGRALAHGGYIEVLPSPFLPAAVFDTWGLDADDPRRTTTSVLNPLEADRPELATTLLPGLLEIVARNVARGRRDLSLFSIAQVVLPHPGTEPVPALPVDRRPSDAQIAMLIDSLPDQPVHVGAVLTGLRDPRGQWGPGRPADAADAIDAARLIAGTAGIGLDIEAAQHLPWHPGRCARLSVGGRTVGYAGELHPAVLERAGLPARTCAVEMDLDGLPITENYPAPTISAYPAVLQDVAVVVDAGVPAAAVEAALRKGAGELLEDLALFDVFTGEQLGGGRKSLAYALTFRAADRTLTEDEVSVHREAAVAAAADAVGAELRS